A genome region from Legionella sp. PC997 includes the following:
- a CDS encoding site-specific integrase produces MPKEGKARVLSEAEFKRLLIVAKDGQFAIRNSALVYCSFGLGLRVKEIASLTIADVADYNYQLLEEICLKRSMTKGEKQRYAYLANEKIRKALQAHLDTLKHVARDKPLFQTQRKSRFTPNSLQKWFKSLYDKAGIIGASSHSGRRTFITRLIEQGADIKAVSRLAGHANIVTTAIYVEDNPDRLKRIANLAIF; encoded by the coding sequence ATGCCAAAAGAAGGAAAGGCCAGAGTCTTAAGTGAAGCGGAGTTTAAGCGACTGCTTATTGTTGCCAAAGATGGGCAATTCGCTATAAGAAATAGCGCCCTTGTGTATTGTTCTTTTGGTCTTGGATTGCGAGTGAAAGAAATCGCCTCTCTCACTATTGCAGATGTAGCCGATTACAACTATCAATTACTTGAAGAGATTTGTTTGAAGCGCTCAATGACCAAAGGTGAAAAGCAACGTTACGCTTATCTTGCCAATGAAAAAATCCGCAAAGCACTCCAAGCACATCTCGATACCCTAAAACATGTTGCACGAGACAAACCCTTATTTCAGACCCAACGTAAAAGTCGCTTTACACCCAATAGTTTGCAAAAATGGTTCAAGTCACTTTATGATAAAGCAGGAATCATTGGGGCAAGCTCCCATTCTGGTCGACGTACTTTCATTACCCGATTAATTGAACAAGGCGCGGATATTAAAGCAGTCTCACGTCTTGCAGGTCATGCTAACATTGTGACTACCGCAATTTATGTTGAAGACAATCCTGATCGCCTAAAACGCATTGCTAATTTGGCTATTTTCTAA
- a CDS encoding regulatory protein RecX, with protein MNTLIDAAIKYLSNHYCSEIELIRQLERDFSHVPELDAQIHATLARLRELHLINDNRLAESLSARYIHKGNRFIQEILKQKGVKEEVIEQVLEHIELEDVRALDEARKKMRGFKNETDEAINTKLARFLSGRGFSHATIKTVLKQLSEEQTT; from the coding sequence ATGAATACACTCATCGATGCAGCAATAAAATATCTTTCGAATCATTATTGCAGTGAAATAGAACTCATAAGGCAATTGGAGAGGGATTTTTCGCATGTGCCCGAGTTAGATGCTCAGATTCATGCAACCCTAGCTCGCCTTCGGGAATTACATTTAATTAATGATAATCGTTTGGCTGAATCATTAAGTGCCCGTTATATCCATAAAGGAAACCGTTTTATTCAAGAAATATTAAAACAGAAGGGCGTTAAAGAAGAAGTGATTGAGCAAGTCTTAGAACATATTGAACTGGAAGATGTTCGCGCCCTGGATGAAGCTCGGAAAAAAATGCGTGGATTTAAGAATGAGACAGATGAGGCAATAAATACAAAATTGGCTCGTTTCTTAAGTGGTCGAGGTTTTTCTCATGCCACGATAAAAACTGTACTTAAACAGTTAAGTGAAGAACAGACTACTTAA
- a CDS encoding DNA topology modulation protein, which produces MIKLQRIMIIGRPGSGKSTFSVMLQKSLNIPLFHLDKYFFIADWVPREYENFLSLQKELAAKPCWIIDGNSSKSFEIRYREADMCLYFNLPKWLCYWRVFKRLFYKASEIDDRAAGCNETVRWSLLSYMWNYEQRINPLLNVLKNQYPKVKFIELRSPYDVAHLMRVLKHKEE; this is translated from the coding sequence ATGATAAAGTTACAACGTATCATGATTATTGGTAGACCAGGAAGTGGCAAGTCCACTTTTTCTGTTATGTTGCAAAAGAGTCTAAATATTCCATTGTTCCATTTAGATAAATATTTTTTTATTGCCGATTGGGTGCCACGAGAATATGAGAATTTTTTGTCACTCCAAAAAGAATTAGCTGCTAAGCCTTGCTGGATTATTGATGGTAATTCCAGCAAATCATTTGAGATACGTTATCGCGAAGCCGATATGTGCTTGTACTTTAATTTACCCAAGTGGCTATGTTATTGGCGGGTATTTAAGCGCTTGTTTTATAAGGCTTCAGAAATTGATGATAGAGCCGCTGGTTGCAATGAAACGGTCCGATGGTCGCTATTAAGTTATATGTGGAACTATGAACAACGGATTAACCCTTTATTAAATGTCTTAAAGAACCAATATCCAAAAGTGAAATTCATTGAACTCCGTAGCCCATATGATGTGGCGCACTTGATGCGTGTGCTTAAACATAAAGAAGAGTAA
- a CDS encoding GNAT family N-acetyltransferase yields the protein MMPTNMIILLMGIAGTGKKTIGEAITTLAPQFRLAHHHAWIDPVLKLLGNDAQVFWSLDDKGWAALNKARDVIFDTMTAVCSKEASFVITYELLANNSWHQEFFNQVQTVAQKRGAVFVPIRLICNGAELVKRLKDSDRKGYFKTQDEALITKRLFEEDVYFSKEPYEMTLDVSLLSAEESARCILDWTSLVYGSKNQNLEFKPLSQKDLNLMTQWFAEPTVKQGYARNQQFSLEDIRAKYLPRIEGMDPVPSFIIYLDQKPIGFIQYYCLADHLPEGISGHNASLFDKATPEQLAGIDLFIAEPSCRGVGLGRQIIRHFIAKQLYRFKAVVVDPQIGNEQAIACYQKAGFVPTQYSEDPNYLLMINMLTYRGSHEYS from the coding sequence ATGATGCCGACGAATATGATAATACTCTTGATGGGTATTGCAGGTACCGGTAAAAAAACCATAGGCGAGGCAATTACAACGCTGGCCCCTCAGTTTCGATTAGCGCATCACCATGCTTGGATCGATCCGGTTCTAAAACTTTTAGGTAACGATGCTCAAGTATTTTGGTCTCTTGATGATAAAGGATGGGCAGCGCTTAACAAAGCTCGTGATGTGATTTTTGATACGATGACTGCGGTTTGCTCTAAAGAAGCGAGCTTTGTTATTACCTATGAGCTCTTAGCGAATAATTCTTGGCATCAGGAATTTTTTAATCAAGTACAAACCGTTGCTCAAAAACGGGGAGCTGTGTTTGTTCCTATCCGACTGATTTGTAATGGTGCAGAGCTTGTTAAACGCTTAAAAGACTCAGATAGAAAAGGCTATTTTAAAACACAAGATGAGGCGCTTATTACAAAAAGATTGTTTGAAGAAGACGTTTATTTTAGCAAAGAGCCGTATGAAATGACTCTAGATGTGAGCCTCCTTTCAGCAGAGGAGTCAGCGCGTTGTATTTTGGATTGGACTTCCTTAGTTTATGGGAGTAAAAATCAGAATCTGGAATTTAAACCATTGAGTCAAAAAGATTTGAACTTAATGACCCAATGGTTTGCAGAGCCTACAGTGAAACAAGGGTATGCACGAAATCAACAGTTTTCTTTGGAAGATATTAGGGCAAAGTACTTACCCCGCATTGAAGGCATGGATCCAGTCCCGAGTTTTATTATTTATTTGGATCAAAAACCAATTGGTTTTATTCAATATTACTGTCTTGCCGACCATTTACCCGAAGGAATTTCAGGACATAATGCTTCCTTGTTTGACAAGGCTACACCTGAACAATTGGCTGGTATCGACCTTTTTATTGCAGAGCCATCGTGTCGTGGAGTAGGGTTGGGTAGACAAATTATAAGGCATTTTATTGCAAAACAACTCTACAGATTTAAAGCCGTTGTCGTTGATCCTCAAATTGGAAACGAACAAGCCATAGCGTGCTATCAAAAGGCTGGTTTTGTTCCCACGCAATACAGTGAAGATCCCAATTACCTACTCATGATAAACATGCTTACTTATAGAGGGTCCCATGAATATTCTTGA